A genomic region of Acidimicrobiia bacterium contains the following coding sequences:
- a CDS encoding NADH-quinone oxidoreductase subunit B: MQWDVSKGLEGLDHNFITGKLEDVVKWARRMSVMPATFGLACCALEMMGTGGAHYDISRFGMETFRASPRQADLMIVAGRVSQKMAPVLRQIYDQMMEPKWVISMGVCASSGGMFNNYALVQGVDQIVPVDVYAPGCPPGPETLIHAINTLHEKIRDGELTRRRPGTGLGISVEQRDGQPEPQPVSLSARN; the protein is encoded by the coding sequence ATGCAGTGGGACGTAAGTAAGGGCCTGGAAGGGCTAGATCACAACTTCATCACCGGCAAACTTGAGGACGTTGTCAAATGGGCCCGCCGCATGTCGGTGATGCCTGCCACCTTCGGCTTGGCCTGCTGCGCCCTGGAGATGATGGGAACCGGGGGAGCTCATTACGACATCTCCCGTTTCGGCATGGAGACCTTTCGGGCGTCGCCCCGTCAGGCCGATCTCATGATCGTGGCCGGCCGCGTCAGCCAGAAGATGGCCCCGGTGCTCCGCCAGATCTACGACCAGATGATGGAGCCGAAATGGGTCATCAGCATGGGGGTCTGTGCCAGCAGCGGTGGCATGTTCAACAACTACGCCCTCGTGCAAGGCGTAGACCAGATCGTGCCGGTCGACGTCTATGCCCCCGGCTGCCCGCCCGGTCCGGAGACGTTGATCCATGCGATCAACACGCTGCACGAAAAGATCCGCGACGGTGAACTCACGCGGCGGCGCCCGGGAACCGGCTTGGGGATCAGCGTGGAGCAGCGCGATGGCCAACCCGAGCCACAGCCGGTTTCGCTGAGCGCGAGGAACTGA
- a CDS encoding NAD(P)H-dependent oxidoreductase subunit E: MPRFTADNTILAHEIITRYPRPKSALIPLLHLAQEQDGYVAEDAMEHIAELIGVTAAEVLGTCSFYEMFKLAPVGEYLVNVCTNIACLLVGGEELLHHIETRLGIKPGNTTEDGKFTVEDVECIAACTEAPCLQVNYRYFYRVTPDAADALIDDLLHDRRLDEIPKHGVLARTRQQIPAATRAGNAVPGEAEEPVWLRSARAEVSP, from the coding sequence ATGCCCCGGTTCACCGCCGACAACACGATCCTGGCGCATGAGATCATCACCCGATACCCGCGCCCGAAATCGGCCCTCATCCCGCTCCTGCACCTGGCCCAGGAGCAGGACGGCTACGTGGCCGAGGACGCCATGGAGCACATTGCCGAACTGATCGGAGTCACCGCCGCGGAGGTGTTGGGCACCTGTTCCTTCTATGAGATGTTCAAACTGGCGCCGGTGGGGGAGTACCTCGTCAACGTGTGCACGAACATCGCCTGCCTGCTGGTGGGCGGTGAGGAGTTGCTGCACCACATCGAAACTCGCCTCGGCATCAAGCCCGGTAATACGACCGAAGACGGCAAGTTCACCGTCGAGGACGTGGAGTGCATCGCCGCCTGCACGGAGGCCCCGTGCCTTCAGGTGAACTACCGCTATTTCTACCGGGTCACCCCCGATGCGGCCGATGCCCTCATCGACGATCTGCTCCACGATCGGCGCCTGGACGAGATTCCCAAACACGGCGTATTGGCCCGAACTCGCCAGCAGATTCCGGCCGCCACGCGGGCTGGCAATGCGGTGCCGGGCGAGGCGGAGGAACCCGTGTGGCTCCGTAGTGCCCGAGCGGAGGTGAGCCCGTGA
- the nuoF gene encoding NADH-quinone oxidoreductase subunit NuoF, whose product MTVTDAPPIVSTRFALDNGHTLDGYLATGGYQGLRAALAISPAAVGQEVKAASLLGRGGAGFPAGTKWGFCPPGVWPRYLVVNGDESEPGTYKDRLLMEKDPHQLIEGVLIASYAIGAAQAFLYVRGEMALAQERIAQALNDAYAAGYIGKNILGTDFSLDVVLHWGAGAYIVGEETALIESLEGNRGMPRLKPPFFPAAKGLYLQPTVVNNVETLANLPWIMTNGGARFAELGAETSRGMRLFSVSGHVVKPGVYEVELGVTTFRDLIFDPAYGGGLSEGRSLKAFIPGGASAPWFYEEHLDIPLEAGAVGAAGSMLGSGAIVVMDDTTDAVKACWRVVRFFARESCGKCTPCREGTSWLEKVLRRILDGEGRPDDIALLLDVCDNISPGIAWPPQQTTICPLGPSAVSPIASAIVRFRDEFVALCGGTGESPVAITGKAYLPKPNEVAGV is encoded by the coding sequence GTGACTGTCACCGACGCCCCCCCCATTGTGTCCACCCGATTCGCCCTCGACAATGGGCACACGCTCGATGGCTATCTCGCCACCGGCGGCTATCAAGGTCTGCGCGCCGCGCTGGCCATCTCGCCCGCCGCCGTGGGCCAGGAAGTGAAGGCGGCGAGCCTCTTGGGCCGCGGCGGAGCCGGCTTTCCCGCCGGCACCAAATGGGGTTTCTGCCCGCCGGGAGTGTGGCCTCGTTATTTGGTGGTGAACGGCGACGAGTCCGAGCCGGGTACCTACAAGGACCGCCTCCTTATGGAGAAGGATCCGCACCAACTCATCGAGGGCGTGCTGATCGCCTCGTATGCCATTGGGGCCGCCCAGGCTTTTCTCTACGTGCGCGGTGAGATGGCGTTGGCCCAAGAGCGCATCGCTCAGGCCCTGAACGATGCCTACGCGGCGGGCTATATCGGGAAGAACATCCTCGGTACCGATTTTTCACTCGATGTGGTGCTTCACTGGGGGGCCGGCGCCTACATCGTGGGGGAGGAGACGGCCCTCATCGAGTCGCTCGAGGGCAACCGCGGGATGCCCCGCCTCAAACCGCCCTTTTTCCCAGCCGCCAAGGGCCTCTATCTGCAGCCCACCGTGGTGAACAACGTAGAGACTCTGGCCAATCTCCCCTGGATCATGACGAACGGGGGCGCACGGTTTGCCGAACTGGGCGCCGAGACCAGCCGCGGCATGCGCCTCTTCTCGGTGTCGGGTCACGTAGTGAAGCCAGGTGTGTACGAGGTGGAGCTTGGCGTCACGACGTTTCGTGATCTCATCTTCGACCCCGCCTACGGCGGTGGCCTCAGCGAAGGTCGATCCCTGAAGGCTTTCATACCTGGGGGCGCGTCGGCCCCCTGGTTCTACGAGGAGCACCTCGACATCCCGCTGGAAGCCGGTGCGGTGGGCGCGGCCGGTTCGATGCTCGGTTCGGGGGCCATCGTGGTCATGGACGACACCACCGATGCCGTGAAGGCGTGCTGGCGAGTGGTGCGGTTTTTTGCACGCGAGTCGTGCGGGAAGTGCACACCATGTCGAGAGGGCACGAGTTGGCTTGAGAAGGTGCTCCGCCGCATCCTCGACGGCGAAGGTCGACCCGACGACATCGCGCTGCTGCTCGACGTCTGCGACAACATCAGCCCCGGAATCGCCTGGCCCCCACAGCAGACCACCATCTGTCCCCTGGGTCCCTCGGCGGTGTCGCCGATCGCCTCGGCCATCGTGCGCTTCCGTGACGAGTTTGTGGCCCTCTGCGGAGGTACCGGCGAGTCGCCGGTTGCCATTACCGGCAAGGCCTACCTCCCGAAGCCGAACGAGGTCGCCGGTGTCTGA
- a CDS encoding NADH-quinone oxidoreductase subunit D has translation MTARSSAGAKELLRELGATLRLSESEAAELVSEGPSEDQTMIINMGPQHPSTHGVLRLMLELEGETVLRTKPIVGYLHTGMEKTGEDLTYLQGATNVTRMDYAAPLFSELAFALTTEKLLGIAEDIPPRAQWIRMLLTELNRMTSHLLFLATNGMDMGAVSMMLYGWRDREEGLRTLEMITGLRMNHNYIRPGGVAADLPDGWRDQVLKFLDGVAPSLAEYDVLLTGQPIYRERLQGVGIITAEEAIALGATGPILRSTGVPWDLRRDLPYLHYDEVDFDVVVGSYGDCFDRYAIRINEVRESIKIIRQILDQLPRGDYRIQDKKVTPPPRARIDESMEALIHHFKIFTEGFKVPAGEAYAAVESPRGELGCYIVSDGTSKPYRMHIRGPSFVNLQTLPHMMRGGLIADAVAVISSVDPIMGEVDR, from the coding sequence ATGACCGCTCGATCCTCCGCCGGGGCGAAGGAATTGCTCCGCGAGTTGGGAGCGACGCTGCGACTTTCGGAGTCTGAGGCAGCCGAACTGGTGAGCGAGGGACCCTCTGAAGATCAGACAATGATCATCAACATGGGTCCGCAGCACCCCTCTACGCACGGGGTGTTGCGCCTCATGTTGGAACTCGAGGGGGAAACGGTGCTGCGCACCAAGCCGATCGTGGGCTACCTGCACACCGGCATGGAGAAGACGGGCGAAGATCTCACCTATCTCCAGGGCGCCACCAACGTGACCCGCATGGATTACGCGGCTCCGTTGTTCAGTGAGTTGGCCTTTGCGCTCACCACCGAGAAACTCCTGGGCATCGCCGAGGACATCCCGCCGCGAGCGCAGTGGATTCGGATGCTTCTCACCGAGTTGAACCGGATGACCTCGCACTTGCTTTTCCTGGCCACCAACGGCATGGATATGGGCGCGGTCTCGATGATGCTCTACGGCTGGCGTGATCGTGAGGAGGGACTCCGCACGCTCGAAATGATCACGGGCCTGCGCATGAACCACAACTACATACGCCCCGGCGGGGTGGCGGCGGATCTCCCCGACGGGTGGCGCGACCAGGTACTCAAGTTCCTCGATGGCGTGGCCCCGAGCCTCGCCGAGTACGACGTGTTGCTCACGGGCCAGCCGATCTATCGCGAGCGTCTGCAGGGGGTGGGCATCATCACGGCCGAGGAGGCCATCGCCTTGGGGGCCACTGGCCCCATCCTGCGCTCTACAGGGGTCCCGTGGGACCTCCGCCGCGATCTTCCGTACCTGCACTACGACGAGGTTGATTTCGATGTGGTGGTGGGGAGTTATGGCGACTGTTTCGATCGCTACGCCATCCGCATCAACGAGGTTCGGGAGTCGATCAAGATCATTCGGCAGATTCTCGACCAACTGCCTCGCGGCGACTATCGGATTCAGGACAAGAAAGTAACCCCGCCGCCGCGAGCCCGGATCGACGAGTCGATGGAAGCGCTCATCCACCACTTCAAGATCTTCACCGAGGGCTTCAAGGTGCCCGCGGGCGAGGCCTACGCGGCCGTTGAGTCGCCGCGCGGCGAATTGGGTTGCTACATCGTCTCCGACGGCACCTCGAAGCCCTACCGGATGCACATCCGCGGTCCGAGTTTCGTCAACTTGCAGACCCTTCCGCACATGATGCGGGGGGGTCTGATCGCCGATGCGGTGGCCGTGATTTCCAGCGTGGACCCGATCATGGGTGAGGTCGACCGCTAA
- a CDS encoding NADH-quinone oxidoreductase subunit C: MLHASRADLAAVVRLLRDEDGFNMCLDVTAVDYLTYEPDRALPPGVTPERFEVVVTLMSHSERGRLRLRVQVPGDDPTCPSLFDVHPGSEASEREVFDLFGVIFEGHPDLTRILMPEDWDGHPLRKDHAMGRIPVQFKGADRQDAR; encoded by the coding sequence GTGCTCCACGCCTCTCGAGCCGATCTGGCCGCCGTCGTGCGTCTTCTGCGCGACGAGGATGGTTTCAACATGTGTCTCGACGTCACTGCCGTGGACTACCTCACCTATGAACCGGATCGGGCTTTGCCCCCCGGGGTCACCCCGGAGCGCTTCGAGGTTGTCGTCACCTTGATGTCCCACTCGGAGCGTGGGCGCCTTCGTTTGCGGGTGCAGGTGCCCGGGGACGACCCCACCTGTCCTTCGCTGTTTGATGTGCACCCGGGCAGCGAGGCCAGCGAGCGCGAGGTGTTCGACCTCTTCGGCGTGATCTTTGAAGGCCACCCCGACCTCACCCGTATTTTGATGCCGGAAGATTGGGATGGCCACCCGCTCCGCAAGGACCACGCTATGGGTCGCATCCCCGTGCAGTTCAAAGGCGCCGACCGCCAGGACGCCCGCTGA
- the nuoK gene encoding NADH-quinone oxidoreductase subunit NuoK, which yields MIAIAQVTPVWYLILASVVFAIGAVGLLVRRNPLVMFMCVELMLNAVTLTFVTFSRMLNDVNGQTVVVFVLVVAAAEVVVGLGIIVALLRKQPSATADDLTVLKG from the coding sequence GTGATCGCCATCGCTCAGGTCACCCCTGTGTGGTATCTCATCCTCGCCTCGGTGGTGTTCGCTATCGGCGCGGTAGGCCTGTTGGTGCGCCGAAATCCGCTGGTCATGTTCATGTGCGTCGAGTTGATGCTGAACGCCGTGACGCTCACCTTTGTCACGTTCTCTCGCATGCTCAACGACGTGAACGGGCAGACGGTGGTGGTGTTCGTCCTCGTGGTGGCTGCCGCCGAGGTCGTGGTGGGCCTGGGCATCATCGTGGCCCTTCTCCGCAAGCAGCCCTCGGCTACCGCCGATGACTTGACGGTTCTGAAGGGATAG
- the nuoH gene encoding NADH-quinone oxidoreductase subunit NuoH, which translates to MFALDPLFSGNFDMAVFLIVLGKVVIAFALLLVSVLFMVWFERKLHADMSNRLGPNRAGPFGILQTLADGIKFFFKEDLLPDRADKRIFILAPFLSLVPAFLVFSVIPLGGVFTAEKQGIVTVFGRETYVQLADPPIGVLLILACSSIAVYGVMLAGWSSGSKYPLLGSVRASAQMVSYEAALGLSVIAVVMLTGSLSTHDMVLVQAGEGFGGILPRWNLIATGVVPFVIFVIAGTAELNRPPFDLVEAEQELVGGFHTEYSSIRFALFFLAEFMNTVTMSAIIVTLFLGGPAGPTFFGPALMWGPIWFAGKLFLFLFMFVWLRATLPRFRYDQLMDLGWKVLIPISLGWMLLLASLNVAEDAGWSTFVVAGAALLIGLAAYLMLAGAIATSARRREQAELEGSIR; encoded by the coding sequence ATGTTCGCGCTAGATCCGCTCTTCTCGGGCAACTTCGACATGGCGGTGTTTTTGATCGTGCTGGGGAAAGTGGTCATCGCTTTCGCCCTGCTGCTCGTGTCGGTGCTGTTCATGGTCTGGTTCGAGCGGAAATTGCACGCCGACATGTCGAACCGCCTCGGCCCCAACCGAGCGGGGCCTTTCGGCATCCTGCAAACGCTGGCGGACGGCATCAAGTTCTTCTTCAAGGAAGACCTCTTGCCGGACCGCGCCGACAAACGGATATTTATCCTGGCGCCGTTCCTGTCGCTCGTGCCGGCGTTTCTCGTCTTCTCGGTGATTCCCCTGGGGGGCGTGTTCACCGCCGAGAAACAGGGCATCGTGACCGTCTTCGGCCGGGAGACGTATGTCCAGCTGGCCGACCCCCCCATCGGTGTTCTGCTCATCCTGGCGTGTTCGTCCATCGCCGTCTACGGCGTGATGTTGGCGGGCTGGTCGTCGGGATCCAAATACCCGCTGTTGGGGTCCGTGCGGGCCTCGGCACAGATGGTTTCTTACGAAGCCGCGCTCGGTCTGTCGGTGATCGCGGTGGTCATGTTGACGGGCTCGCTCTCCACCCACGACATGGTGCTGGTGCAGGCGGGGGAGGGGTTCGGCGGCATCCTGCCGCGCTGGAACCTCATCGCCACCGGGGTCGTTCCCTTCGTGATTTTTGTGATCGCCGGGACGGCCGAACTCAACCGCCCGCCCTTCGACCTCGTGGAGGCTGAACAGGAACTGGTGGGCGGGTTCCACACCGAGTATTCGTCGATTCGGTTTGCCCTTTTCTTCCTGGCGGAGTTCATGAACACCGTCACCATGTCGGCCATCATCGTCACCCTCTTCCTAGGCGGTCCCGCCGGTCCCACCTTCTTCGGTCCGGCGTTGATGTGGGGTCCGATCTGGTTTGCCGGCAAACTTTTCCTGTTCCTCTTCATGTTTGTGTGGTTGCGAGCCACCCTCCCTCGGTTCCGCTACGACCAACTCATGGACCTGGGGTGGAAGGTGCTGATCCCGATCTCATTGGGTTGGATGCTGCTGTTGGCGAGCCTGAACGTGGCCGAGGATGCCGGATGGTCCACCTTCGTGGTGGCCGGGGCCGCCCTGCTGATCGGCCTGGCGGCCTACCTGATGCTGGCCGGGGCCATAGCCACATCCGCCCGTCGGCGCGAGCAGGCCGAACTCGAAGGGAGCATCCGCTGA
- a CDS encoding NADH-quinone oxidoreductase subunit I, with translation MGSYLKGFKITFGKLFKGTESGRMVTVPYVKDSGPKRHKPERLHGRHVLNRYEDGMEKCIGCELCAGVCPARCIYVRGADNPPDEPVSPGERFGFIYEINYLRCIHCDLCVEACPTEAITESKLFEFSFTNRQDAIYTKAELVVDDDGLPQQLPWEDWSDLDKVAAQSSAWVRATSPSGNALYEGVVAWSGELGFGVKPPEVGQSEPEAVPPAPLEGNADAPEPTGGHH, from the coding sequence ATGGGTAGTTATCTCAAGGGGTTCAAGATTACCTTCGGGAAGCTCTTCAAGGGCACGGAGTCCGGTCGGATGGTGACGGTCCCGTATGTGAAGGACAGCGGTCCGAAGCGCCACAAGCCCGAGCGTCTGCACGGTCGCCATGTCCTCAACCGTTACGAGGACGGTATGGAGAAGTGCATTGGCTGCGAATTGTGCGCCGGGGTATGTCCGGCTCGCTGTATCTACGTACGGGGCGCCGACAATCCGCCCGATGAACCGGTGTCGCCCGGCGAACGATTCGGTTTCATTTACGAAATCAACTACCTGCGCTGCATCCACTGCGACCTCTGTGTGGAGGCCTGCCCGACCGAGGCCATCACCGAGTCGAAACTTTTTGAGTTCTCGTTTACCAATCGCCAGGACGCCATCTACACGAAGGCCGAACTCGTAGTGGACGACGACGGCCTTCCGCAGCAACTGCCCTGGGAAGACTGGAGCGACCTCGACAAGGTGGCCGCCCAATCTTCCGCCTGGGTACGCGCCACTTCTCCTTCGGGCAATGCCCTCTACGAGGGCGTCGTGGCCTGGTCCGGTGAGTTGGGCTTTGGCGTGAAACCCCCCGAGGTTGGCCAGAGCGAGCCCGAGGCTGTGCCACCGGCGCCGCTGGAGGGCAACGCGGATGCCCCCGAGCCGACTGGCGGGCACCACTGA
- the nuoG gene encoding NADH dehydrogenase (quinone) subunit G encodes MTSLWPSAEVPASRRLPLPARPTSRSRTRSPVSDIAKAPAETVILTINGNAVEAKPGELVIEAAERTGTYIPRFCYHSRLEPVGMCRMCIVEIDTGRGPALQPACMISVAAEMKVDTESAITKKAQDGVLEFLLVNHPLDCPVCDKGGECPLQDQTMSYGPGESRFVEEKRHFEKPIMISDLVALDRERCILCDRCTRFAKDVAGDTLIHFQDRGNQTQVNTFPDHPFASYFSGNTVQICPVGALTAKPYRFKARPWDLDQAESTCTSCSMGCRTLVQASRNEVLRYQGVDIDPVNWGWLCDKGRFGFEDIGHPDRLGAPLMNDGHALATTSWGAALTRVAAAIKEAKPGRIAVLGGARLTNESAYAWAKLAKGVIGTDHVDAQLGDGLPAEVILGLPRATIDEACAPGGTVLLLAPDLKEELPVLFLRLRHAVTNDNVTVVEIAPRRSSVSDLAAATLLPLAGTAGDVVAALLAGPPAQAVGGVEPDALAAAAALLAAGPVTVILGRPSVGESADVVVAAAAAIHAAHPHVRFLSALRRGNVHGALDMGLSPGLLPGRTTLAAGSDWYREAGWAHLPSETGLDARGILAAAAHGKIDVLILLGADPLADFPDADLAGQAIAGSGTVIAIDRFLTGSAQRADIVLAAAGPAEVTGTTTNLEGRVSAVIQKITPPGTARADWMMAAEIARLLGHDLGLTSSEQIWAEVERLAPSHAGISGELLRSPAGSDGVVVGRLSARGSGVADALAVVTADEAAVAEESASEPALPPEPVRPAVLSFSAPAVVGIPAVNAYRLRLVATRKLYDLGVGTQHSPNLAGLTSGTDLRLHPHDFDHLGIEPGAIVTVTAVTGSVTLTAFPDAGVPKGAAAVIINQPGAATGSLIDADALVTDVQVTSV; translated from the coding sequence GTGACGAGTTTGTGGCCCTCTGCGGAGGTACCGGCGAGTCGCCGGTTGCCATTACCGGCAAGGCCTACCTCCCGAAGCCGAACGAGGTCGCCGGTGTCTGACATCGCCAAGGCGCCGGCCGAGACGGTGATCCTGACCATCAACGGAAACGCCGTGGAAGCCAAGCCCGGTGAGCTGGTCATCGAGGCGGCCGAGCGCACCGGCACCTATATTCCGCGCTTCTGCTACCACTCGCGGCTCGAGCCGGTGGGCATGTGCCGCATGTGCATCGTGGAGATCGACACCGGCCGCGGCCCCGCTCTCCAGCCGGCTTGCATGATCTCCGTCGCGGCAGAGATGAAGGTAGATACCGAGAGTGCCATCACCAAGAAGGCACAGGACGGGGTGCTCGAGTTCCTGCTCGTGAACCATCCACTGGACTGCCCGGTGTGCGACAAGGGCGGCGAGTGCCCCCTGCAAGACCAGACCATGTCCTACGGCCCCGGCGAGAGCCGGTTCGTGGAAGAGAAGCGACATTTCGAGAAGCCGATCATGATCAGCGATCTGGTGGCGCTCGATCGGGAGCGCTGCATTCTCTGCGACCGTTGCACCCGGTTCGCCAAGGACGTGGCGGGCGACACGCTCATCCATTTCCAGGATCGCGGGAACCAGACGCAGGTCAATACCTTCCCCGATCATCCTTTCGCCAGCTATTTCAGCGGCAACACCGTGCAAATCTGTCCGGTGGGGGCGCTCACCGCCAAGCCCTATCGGTTCAAGGCTCGCCCGTGGGATCTCGATCAGGCCGAGAGCACCTGCACGTCGTGCTCGATGGGGTGTCGCACGCTCGTGCAGGCGAGCCGCAATGAGGTCCTTCGTTATCAGGGTGTCGACATCGATCCGGTGAACTGGGGGTGGCTGTGCGATAAGGGGCGTTTCGGTTTCGAAGACATCGGTCATCCCGACCGTCTTGGTGCTCCGTTGATGAACGACGGCCATGCCCTGGCGACCACATCCTGGGGCGCCGCCCTTACCCGGGTGGCCGCGGCCATCAAGGAGGCCAAGCCTGGTCGTATCGCGGTGCTGGGGGGCGCCCGCCTCACTAACGAATCGGCTTACGCGTGGGCGAAGTTGGCCAAGGGTGTTATCGGCACCGACCATGTTGACGCCCAACTCGGTGACGGCCTACCGGCCGAAGTGATCCTGGGTTTGCCGCGCGCCACCATCGATGAGGCGTGCGCGCCGGGCGGCACCGTGTTGCTGCTGGCCCCGGATCTCAAAGAGGAACTGCCGGTTCTTTTCCTGCGGCTGCGCCATGCCGTCACGAACGACAACGTGACCGTGGTGGAGATTGCCCCGCGCCGAAGTTCCGTGTCGGACCTGGCCGCCGCCACGTTGTTGCCCCTCGCCGGCACCGCCGGTGATGTGGTGGCCGCCCTGCTCGCCGGTCCGCCGGCGCAGGCGGTAGGGGGCGTGGAGCCCGATGCCCTGGCCGCCGCCGCCGCTCTCCTGGCCGCCGGGCCGGTTACGGTGATTCTTGGTCGCCCGAGTGTGGGTGAGTCGGCCGATGTTGTGGTGGCCGCCGCCGCTGCTATCCACGCGGCGCACCCCCACGTGCGGTTCTTATCGGCGCTGCGTCGGGGCAACGTGCACGGGGCGTTGGACATGGGCCTGAGCCCCGGTCTGCTCCCCGGCCGCACCACCTTGGCCGCCGGGTCGGACTGGTATCGCGAGGCGGGATGGGCCCACCTGCCCAGCGAAACCGGTCTGGACGCTCGGGGCATCCTCGCCGCCGCCGCCCACGGGAAGATTGATGTGCTCATCTTGCTCGGGGCTGATCCGCTGGCCGACTTCCCCGATGCCGATTTGGCCGGGCAGGCCATCGCCGGCTCGGGCACAGTGATTGCCATCGATCGTTTCCTCACCGGGTCGGCCCAGCGGGCCGACATCGTGCTGGCCGCCGCCGGTCCGGCCGAAGTGACGGGCACCACCACCAACCTTGAGGGCCGCGTGAGTGCGGTGATCCAGAAGATCACGCCGCCGGGCACGGCCCGGGCCGATTGGATGATGGCCGCCGAGATCGCCCGCCTCTTGGGCCACGATCTGGGCCTCACCTCCTCCGAGCAGATCTGGGCCGAGGTCGAACGGCTTGCCCCCAGCCATGCCGGTATTAGCGGAGAACTACTCCGCTCCCCGGCGGGGAGCGATGGAGTGGTGGTCGGCCGGCTGAGCGCGCGGGGATCCGGGGTGGCTGATGCCTTGGCGGTGGTGACCGCTGACGAAGCGGCGGTGGCCGAGGAATCCGCCTCCGAACCGGCCCTTCCCCCGGAACCGGTGCGACCGGCGGTGCTGTCCTTCAGCGCCCCGGCAGTGGTGGGGATTCCGGCGGTGAACGCCTACCGTTTGCGGCTGGTGGCCACCCGAAAGTTGTATGACCTCGGTGTGGGCACCCAGCACTCCCCGAATCTGGCGGGCCTCACGTCGGGAACGGATCTGCGGTTGCATCCCCACGACTTCGACCACCTCGGCATCGAGCCGGGGGCCATCGTGACCGTCACGGCGGTCACGGGTTCGGTCACCCTCACGGCCTTCCCGGATGCCGGAGTGCCCAAGGGGGCCGCCGCCGTGATCATCAATCAGCCCGGCGCCGCCACCGGATCGCTGATCGACGCCGATGCGCTGGTGACCGACGTACAGGTGACCAGCGTCTGA
- a CDS encoding NADH-quinone oxidoreductase subunit A has protein sequence MGQYLPVFLLAVLAILFAAISRVASQLLAPSATTVAKRSPYECGIVPGRETLERFPVRFYLIAMIFIVFDIEIIFLYPWAVIYRNLGAGGLFEVLLFTLSVLVSFVYLLSNGALDWGPAKQSRLLSPMVSADRTTLTTVRRVGLDGRHEGDVDHDEEAA, from the coding sequence ATGGGCCAGTACCTGCCGGTGTTCCTGCTCGCCGTGTTGGCGATTCTCTTCGCCGCCATCAGTAGGGTCGCCTCCCAACTCCTCGCCCCCAGTGCCACCACGGTGGCCAAGCGTTCGCCGTATGAGTGCGGCATCGTGCCCGGTCGGGAAACCCTCGAACGGTTCCCGGTGCGGTTTTATCTCATCGCCATGATCTTCATCGTGTTCGATATCGAGATCATTTTCCTCTACCCCTGGGCCGTCATCTACCGAAATCTCGGGGCTGGTGGGCTCTTCGAGGTGCTGCTGTTCACGCTGTCGGTGCTGGTCTCGTTCGTCTACCTGCTCAGCAACGGCGCCCTGGATTGGGGCCCGGCCAAGCAGTCGCGGTTGCTGTCGCCGATGGTCTCGGCCGACCGCACCACGCTCACCACCGTCCGTCGGGTGGGTCTTGACGGACGCCACGAGGGCGATGTCGACCATGACGAGGAAGCCGCCTGA